The window TTGGTGGACTTTTCAGAAGGCAGTGTTCAAGAAATTCCAATGTGTGTTTGTCTTGAAGATTCAGAAACTGGGGGGCAAGAAAACAGATGCAGGGATGAAGTTCAAGAAGATAGCCTAAGACCAATGACGTGGAGGGCAGAAGTTGATGATGCAAGCAGCAGCAAAACATAACATAAGATGACAATTTTGAGAGAACAGAACAAGTGGATCATGGGCAAGAAACGGGTGCAGGAAAGCTACAAAAATTGGGAGAAACCCAACAAAAGAAATCCAACAACATTTTGGATAAAGAATcagaaaacaaaagcaaaaatgaAGTTCTTGAGATCAAGAATCAAAGTGGCAGAGATGACACTGGGATCGGTCTATTTGTCAGTTGCATAGAGGAGCCTAGAATTGGGGGAAGCCCTATGTTTGACATGAGGGAAGAGCCAATGACTGAACCAATGACAACAATGGAGGTTTTGGATTTGGGTAGTGCAATGAACCCACCACAGGAGCTCAATAAGGTAGAGCATCTTGATGATCGTCAGCTGCTACCATGTGCAGCGGTGCAGTTAACAAGGGAGCCATGGGATCTCCATATAATTACAGAGCCTCTGATTCTCTGTCTCACAGCAAATATACCATAGAAGGAAGCACACTAAAGGAGCACAGGGGCATTCACATGTTTGTGTTTAACCTGGGAGGAGTGGAAGCTATTCTTGGAATGCTGGGTGCAATTGGCTTGGTCATCATGCCTTAATAAGTTGCACATAAATGGAACGTCATTTCAGCAGTCAGAGGTCATTCACCTCACCTTCAGGATAAGGTGTATGGTTAGGGAGAGTCATTAGTAGTTGGTTAAGTGACTTAGTTAGATAGTTAGGTTAGTTGGTTGAAGAAATAAGGCATGTTGCCTTTAAGAGGGAGTGATATCTAGTCATTTGGTGAAATATAATTGGGACTTGAGAGAGGCCTGGATCTCTCAAATTTCCAGGGAATTCTTTGTAGAGATACAgtcaatcaataaataaattctattttcttccatttctgATCCGGTTTCTATCATTTCCTTCAATTATCTGAGAATTAAATGCACACATTGATACAATTCTATTTGAGACACACAGTTGAAGGTTGGTAAGAATGATGATTGCATCCCCCATAACGGAAGGTGGAATTTTAATAAGAAGGTATTGCATTATTTTTCACATTCAGAAAGTGTTCAGGACTTACTTTTTTTAAGAGTTATCTAAAATTTGGTTAACTAGTTTAGTAATTGACGATgctatatttcttatttatagaCACTTCTACAAGCATCACATATTGATTATTGGGCTGTTGTCAACTTTTCTGCAAGTTGTGATACTAGTTACATATCAAGGGAGCTGATCAGATGTGGAATGAGCAAGGGCATTGTATGTCACCAGGCTTTGTATTCTAATGTTTGATGCTATATTTAATctgctttctttcttctttttatttgattaatccATTTCAAATGTACTTTAAATATCTACGCAGAACATTGAACGGCCATATACTTTGATAGAGGAGGAACCACAGTTGAGAAAATCTCACCCTGTTGCAAGGGTTGAAAGAATGTTTGACCTGCTTGCATCAAAACTGAATAGAGAGCCAAAGTTGATTCTTTGTGTCTTGCCAGAGAGGAAAATTTGTGATATATATGGTATATCTTTAGGCAAATGTTTCTatggtttcttttatatcaaatattttttattcacctTATGATCATTCATCAACTTTAGGGCCTTGGAAAAAGAAGTGTCTGAGTGAAATTGGTGTTGTCACACAGTGCATTGCCCCTGTCAAGATCACTAATCAATACCTTACTAATGTTCTtcttaaaatcaattctaaGGTAACTGAGTATAACTGATATTTTTACAAACATAACTATTTTTGACTTGATAACATCACGTATAGTTTAAATAATCTATTATGCCTGCAATATATAGCTTGGAGGAATAAATTCTCTGTTGGCAATAGAGCATTCTGGGCATCTTCCCCTGATTAAAGATACCCCAACGATGATTTTGGGGATGGATGTCTCTCACAATTCACTTGGTCGATTAGATAGTCCATCAATAGCAGCTGTAAGACTAGTTTGGTTTTGTATTTCTTGTACCTctatatttttggatttttggtTATCTCTGCAGCATATCGTTCTGTTGTATAATGTTGGATTGTAGGTTGTTGGATCTCGACATTGGCCACTGATTTCAAGGTATAGAGCGTCTGTGAGAATGCAGGCATCCAAGGTGGAGATGATTGATGCTCTATACAAGCCATTGGAAAATGGGAGTGATGATGGTATTATCAGGTTAGAGTAAAATGTATATTGAACTTctgttttgtatttatttaggaaaaaatgcaaaaaataccctgaatttcatctcattttgATGTAGCCTAATGGGATCCctgtaaacaaaaattatattgtatAGAAGGGCCAGTGGAGGAACAAGCGTAGTTATTGGACTATCCAACAAAACCCGCATATTAGAGGATATATTCCAGTAGAACAATGACCCAGAGGGTAGAGATGCTACTGAGCTGGCTGAAGTTTATTAGTAATAGCATAGTGAAGCAGGGGGGTTAAGGGGAATTTAGCTTATGGTGTGAGAAAAAGGGAagcagtttttatttttatttttcccccaTTCTGACACTAGATTAATGCATCATATCAATTCCTTTAACAGAGTTCTATCCAATAGCCTGTCTGTGTATCCAATGCTATATGCATTGTTCCTAAatcatttgttaaaatatattatgtgaCAATTATTTATGTTGTTTATGCTTCATGACTATGTACAAGATGTGTAATATGAGGACATTATTATTTCTGTTTATCATGACTTGCACATGTGCACACTGaattcttcttaattattaagatttggatttttttcttgCAGAGAATTGCTTTTAGATTTCTATGATTCTAGTAATGGACGCAAGCCAACTCAATTTATTGTATTCAGGTGTCATTCTATCCCTGTTTTATTTGATAGATATCCAGTCATGCATGTTTTTAAGTGAACTTGTTTGTTGGTCAAATGTTGTAAACTGGAAAATGCTGATGttacttattataaaaaatcattaatgtaTGATGTGCTGCTTATACTTATGTTGTTtaccactattttttttaaagtttgagaaaatttgcatttttgtgttaattatGATATGGATATTTTtccataatttttctaaaaatcatcTTTTGGTCCCTCATTTATGGAAATGTGACATATGTAGTCCTTATTTCCATAAACAAGGGGTGAAAACGAGATATGATTTTTTGTAAAGAACAAGGACCACATCTGACATTTCCAAAAATTAGAGACCAAAAGGAGGCAATTTATTTTTGAGGGACTAAATCCACAACATTGTCCTCTTTATAgatactaaaaacatatttaaccccGTGAATAAATACAATTGTATCCATTAAATACAAATTAATCAACTCACTGAAATCAACAACAAATTATCTAATACAGTAGGTGTCTAATTTTAGGAAACTAATGATATTCAACAAATTAtgtctaaaattattatgaattgtATATCTAAAATTAGTATGAATTGAACCAGTATTTGGTGAGTggttattaaattcaaaatttattaaatatcacTTTTGGTTGTCTCAATTTCCTTTATCACTTGTTAAATATCTGAAGTATGTTTTCATGTTCAGGGATGGAGTTAGTGAATCACAATTCGAACAAGTTTTAACTATCGAGCTTAACCAGATAATCAAGGTTATAGTGCTACTCTGTCATTGACTAGTTTGATAATCTGATTGATTGCTATAATCCTTATAGTTACACATTTTTCTGTGTGTATACTTGAATTACTCATTgtgctatttaaaaaaattgggaaAAAGTTAAATGATAAACCTTTGATGATCCTTTCCTAATTTTAGAATGATGATAAACTATTCTAATTACAGGCCTATCAACATCTTGGTGAGGTTAATGTTCCCCAGTTCACTGTGATTGTGGCACAAAAAAAGCATCATATTAAGCTGTTTCTGCCTAATGGCCCAGAAAATGTTCCTCCTGGTATGACACTTATCTTGTTCACTTGCATACAGTATCACCCAGGATCGTTGTAATATAAATTTTCCTCTTCAGGGACGGTTGTGGATACAACAATTACGCATCCaagaaattatgatttttacatGTGTGCTCATGCAGGGATGCTTGTAAGTTTACCTATCTAGCTTCCACAGCCGATTTCTTCATTTATATCCATTTTACTAGCATTTTAGTTGCATGTGGTAATAGTGAAGTGTATTTGTCTACCAATTAAATTTCTGATGTTTCAACTTTCTCACGGGCCTTCTTTTTTCTGTTTCCTCATCAAATAATAGGGAACATCCAGGCCTGTACATTATCATGTGCTACTTGATGAGATTGGTTTCTCGGCAGATGGCTTGCAAAATTTGATCCATTCGTTGTCCTATGTGTATGCattcttcctttttgtttatACAAAGTTTCACTACCCCTGGCTTATGCATGTATATACGTATTTCAGGAACCAAAGGAGCACAATTGCAACCTCAGTTGGTAATTTAATCTACTCCTCTGATATATAACTGTCAGAATTGTCGTTTTCacgaaaaaaatgtttaatttaataatttatgttttataataaCTTCCCCTCATTTTTTCCTTCAGTGGCACCCATATGCTATGCTCACCATGCTGCAGCTCAGATGGGAcaacttttgaattttgatgattCATCAGAAACAGGTTCAAGTCCTGCTTCAGAGGGAGGCATCCCCATCCCAGAGCTTCCAAGGTTGCACAGGAATGTCAGGAGTTCCATGTTCTTCTGTTGAGGTGTGTAGATGACAGGTGCTAGTAAATACATTTAGATTGATCAAAAGTGTAAATGTACATTTGGTATAACCTGCAAACATATGAAGCCCAAATTTTGTTTGATGGGGAGATGGATTCGTGGGCTAGGGTACAGTCTACATATTAGTGATATGAATTGTCATTTTGAGACATCAATCACGGTAATTGAGTCGCATGGGCTTACTAGCTTTTTTGCATATATTGCAGCTATGAAATATTTCTACCCTtccttttttttagagaaatgtGATTTTATGTCAAATGCTCTGATTTAGTGTGTTTGGTTGGATATTTGGGGAGCTTTTAAGTCATTTGATTAGCTATTAATTTTGACAATTTTGTTTGGCACACTAAGGTTTTAGAGgagcttataattttttttactggctTATAAGCTATTTTGATCAAATTAAGATTAATTGGTACATGGATTTATTTTagtaacttgttttttttaagctaCTTCAAATAGTTTATTTCAAATAGTTTATTTCTATAAGTTACTTAAAACTTAAAACCGCATATGAAAAATAAGTTAGCTTACaagttattaactttttttttctttttttaattttatctttattattttatttgaaatttgttttatcttatctaattttaccaatcattgataaaaattaaaaacaatttgattTGTATCATGCTTTTAATCTTACAAATGAGAGACATATACacttgtataaataaataaaaatgaatgtttaagaaaaaatataatacacttttttaaaataatgttattaataaGGTATTTAAATATTAGAAAAGTTAGAATAATATAattccaataaattttatttaatttatttatactttttgcaaaaataatttcaaatattaaaaatattaaatgttctTTTACGTCAAATtgacattttgtttttctttcgcccaacttcttttctctttactctcacttttattttattttgttatactTGCACGGATTTATATACTTAAACtgtcctttatatatataaatttattttataatttatattaccaTTACaatcttaaaaatgaaaaatcattgTGATTTTATCAATATGACATTTCATTttctataatatttaatatataacatgatacgtattatataaaaatatgttattgttAATTGAATGATAATCTGTACAATTACTTATTACttattaatttgcataatttaatattattattgtatacTTTCTTTTTGTGGATTTAGTGTATGCATTTAACTTTTTAcacaaaaagttaaaaagtttatactaaaaaataatttaaatctaatcaagataatatatttattacaataatACTTTGACACCGTTTAATTACttcctagaagaaaattttgttgattaatattattttttaaaaataaatatacaatagtatatctttattacaaaatagtttaaaattacttCATCAATAATatcaagaattaattttttaaaaaactttttatgaTAGAGACCATATACATGtttcaaagaatttttttaaaaaaaaagtaaaataccataaaaataagttttttaataagCACATCACTAAAAAAaacgtgttttttttatttcgaaAGAATCAAAGATAGTATAAAACAATTTATAGTAACTCACATTTCTGTTTAAtcaattaagttaaattattaatgaaatctttcaaaaatttgaaGTAAAACTGTACTAAGTAATTCTTTAAAGTAAAACTGTACGTGCGAAGCTGATAAGATTGAGAGaatcaatataaatttgatatttttcccTATCCTTTGCTAGGGTGCTTCTACGGTGAAGAAGGAATGAAGTGGTTGGGTCACCAATCGATGTATGATTGAATCCATATATCCGGAATTCAAGACTAAAAAGATGGAAACTCTATGTTTACAACTAACCAGTTATAAGAGTTgtctttttttagaaaagaaaaaacagttaTGTAAATGACATAATGCAATAAATAGAATTCCGTATTACACTTTAAACAATTATTTAGTCGAATAATAAATAACTGAGCGGTGGCGTCTAGCAAGCAGAAAGCAAAAATAAGTTTAGAAAACAATTAATTAGTAAATTGCAGGCAATAGAGAAGCATCTACATCTTTCACCATTATTCTTTATAATCAACCTCACTACCTTATATTATATACACGTTTTCAATGTCAGCAATCTTTGGCCAGTCTTCGCCTCCGGGTTCCCGGCAACGTTGATTGAGCAACGGACAATAGTAAGTCCTCAAAGTTGAAATGGATTTGGGCAGACCCTCCTCTGGTAAGCATTGGAGCCTGGGGCAGTTAGTAAGAAACAATGTCTTGAGAGAGGAGAGGTGGCAGAGACCTTTGTAGTCCAGTCTTTTTAGATCTGGACAGTTCCTGATCTCTAGACAAACAAGAGAGTGTGGCAGTACACCTTCGTCAGGAAGACACTCAACATCCACTCCTCCAATATCTAAGTATTCTAGAGAGTGATTGCCTCTCGAGGCACTTTTCAATGAGGATATAAGTTTGTAACTACCACCACAGAGAgtcatttcttttaaatttaatggcAAACCTCCTTCTGGAAACATTTCAACTTTTGGACAATACACTATCCACAGATCATGAAGAGATGGAAGGAGGACATGCATTCCTTCAGGCAATGATTCTAATTGGGGGCACTCTCCAATACTCAGATGCTGGAGATGATTATGAGCCTGCCCCTGTGAAATCCTCTGTAGATTAGGACACTTCTTGATATCAAGCTGCCTGAGTATTGGGAAGATATCTAGTGGAATGGTCGTTAGAGAGTCGCAGCCACCATTGATGACCAACCTTACAAGGAAATCATAGCAACTGTGCATGGGAATATTGTTATTTGAACAAGAGTAACTGCGTCCAATCTGTTCGAGTAAGGCTGCCTCCACGTTGTGACCTGTAATGGTAAGCTCTTTCAAAGTTGTCGGATGAGCAATTTGCAGCTTTCCACAGTCTCCTAGGGATAATTGATGAATATCAGGGGCACTGAGAGCAGAAGGTACAAGTTGTTCGCACCCATAAATCTTTAgataatttaaatgacataGTTGCTCTGGCAAGTGCCCTTTCAGCTTGGGACAATACTCTATAGAAAGACGTTGAAGACGTGGAAAAGCACCTGTCACACCTTTACATTCCCATTCTTCCCATTCCTTCATACTGTGGAACATCAAAGATTCCAAggacgtaaatgaacaagagcTACTCCCGAAAAAATCAGCATTAATACTCACAATCCCAGCAAGCCCTTGAATTGAGAGCTCCTTCAGAAATGGCAAAAGTCCAAGGGGAGGCAAACGTTGGCAAGATTGACAGTTCTCCAAGGTTAAGGACACCTCATTCAATAATGAATTGTTTAATAACCACCTTGGAAATTGTTTACCCCCATAGTTCCTCATCCTCAACTTCTCCAAGTGTTTGGGAGGCTGTAGATTCTCGATTACAATTTCATCCCTTTCTTTTGTTGAATCATCAGGGTTCCAGTCTGAATCCCATTCTAACTTCAGCTTGACAAggtgtgttttatttttcaaatccaCTGCTAATGCATCCGAGGGACTCTCGACATTCTGCAGGTTCTGAATTGATAGACTTCCATGAAGATTGAGTTCTCCTAGCTGCTGGATACTGAACTCCCTACTTTTGCCAACCTTAAACGGACTCATTGATACCTGAAGATACTTCAGTTTTCCCAAATGTGCTGGTACCTTTCTCACTCCAGTATCTATTAATTCAAGGCGATGCAAATCAGTGAGTTTATGTAAATTTGAGGGCAGCTCCTTCAATTTATTACAACCATTTAGCTTCAGTATTTGCAAGTTGTAGAGTGAACATGTTGATTCAGGTAATTTTTCAATGTCAGTATTTGAAAGGTCTAATGAATGGAGATATTTAAGATTACCCACAGAGTCAGGCACCTCTCTTAGGCTACAACAATGAGATAAAGATAAGACACGTAAGAACTTAAACTTGGAGACCAGTTCATGTATCGACATATTGCAATTCCAAAAAGTGAAGTcaccaaaattcattttctcactTGTTGGCATATATGAACGTAACTTTTTTGCATCACATAGAGTTCCAAACCCATCAAAGTATCGAACGTGTTTGATTGCAACTGAAAAATGACGGGTTGCTTTTGGTGTACCTTTTGTTTGATCACCATCCAATCTGAAACAAATG of the Glycine max cultivar Williams 82 chromosome 13, Glycine_max_v4.0, whole genome shotgun sequence genome contains:
- the LOC100778875 gene encoding protein argonaute 6 isoform X6: MEVAITRVSFVAKGGMTEEVPGIVEAAEPPTSSQSPADVPHNLETEQMTPTKYSIISRNGVGTTGKHIPLLVNLFEVAVNVPDTVFFQYSVAITFEDKQAVESKGIGRKVIDRLYQTYSSELGGKRFVYDGGKTLYTVGPLPLNKYEFKVLLEKSFTKRSSAKSPGANGSLHEETKRSKHSFQSKTFMVEISFATKIPLQSIVISLKEVESDTNSQDALRVLDTILRQRAANCGCLLVRQSFFHDDSRNFNDVGAGVTAVSGFHSSFRSTQRGLSLNIDVSTTIIIKPGPVIDFLLSNQQVKEPRYIDWEKAVGKCYDDDPVLAACGISIEKQLNLIEGRVLETPKLKVGKNDDCIPHNGRWNFNKKTLLQASHIDYWAVVNFSASCDTSYISRELIRCGMSKGINIERPYTLIEEEPQLRKSHPVARVERMFDLLASKLNREPKLILCVLPERKICDIYGPWKKKCLSEIGVVTQCIAPVKITNQYLTNVLLKINSKLGGINSLLAIEHSGHLPLIKDTPTMILGMDVSHNSLGRLDSPSIAAVVGSRHWPLISRYRASVRMQASKVEMIDALYKPLENGSDDGIIRELLLDFYDSSNGRKPTQFIVFRDGVSESQFEQVLTIELNQIIKAYQHLGEVNVPQFTVIVAQKKHHIKLFLPNGPENVPPGTVVDTTITHPRNYDFYMCAHAGMLGTSRPVHYHVLLDEIGFSADGLQNLIHSLSYVNQRSTIATSVVAPICYAHHAAAQMGQLLNFDDSSETGSSPASEGGIPIPELPRLHRNVRSSMFFC
- the LOC100779402 gene encoding putative disease resistance protein At3g14460, coding for MAVELIAGALLSSFLQVAFEKLASPQVLDFFHGKKLDETLLRKLKIKLQSIDALADDAERKQFADPRVRNWLLEVKDMVFDAEDLLDEIQHESSKWELEAESESQTCTSCTCKVPNFFKSSHASSFNREIKSRMEEILDRLELLSSQKDDLGLKNVSGVGVGSELGSAVPQISQSTSSVVESDIYGRDKDKKVIFDWLTSDNGNPNQPWILSIVGMGGMGKTTLAQHVFNDPRIQEARFDVKAWVCVSDDFDAFRVSRTILEAITKSTDDSRDLEMVHGRLKEKLTGKRFLLVLDNVWNKNRLKWEAVLKHLVFGAQGSRIIATTRSKEVASTMRSKEHLLEQLQEDHCWKLFAKHAFQDDNIQPNPDCKEIGTKIVKKCKGLPLALKTMGSLLHDKSSVTEWKSIWQSEIWEFSTERSDIVPALALSYHHLPSHLKRCFAYCALFPKDYVFDKECLIQLWMAEKFLQCSQQGKRPEEVGEQYFNDLLSRCFFQQSSNTKRTHFVMHDLLNDLARFICGDICFRLDGDQTKGTPKATRHFSVAIKHVRYFDGFGTLCDAKKLRSYMPTSEKMNFGDFTFWNCNMSIHELVSKFKFLRVLSLSHCCSLREVPDSVGNLKYLHSLDLSNTDIEKLPESTCSLYNLQILKLNGCNKLKELPSNLHKLTDLHRLELIDTGVRKVPAHLGKLKYLQVSMSPFKVGKSREFSIQQLGELNLHGSLSIQNLQNVESPSDALAVDLKNKTHLVKLKLEWDSDWNPDDSTKERDEIVIENLQPPKHLEKLRMRNYGGKQFPRWLLNNSLLNEVSLTLENCQSCQRLPPLGLLPFLKELSIQGLAGIVSINADFFGSSSCSFTSLESLMFHSMKEWEEWECKGVTGAFPRLQRLSIEYCPKLKGHLPEQLCHLNYLKIYGCEQLVPSALSAPDIHQLSLGDCGKLQIAHPTTLKELTITGHNVEAALLEQIGRSYSCSNNNIPMHSCYDFLVRLVINGGCDSLTTIPLDIFPILRQLDIKKCPNLQRISQGQAHNHLQHLSIGECPQLESLPEGMHVLLPSLHDLWIVYCPKVEMFPEGGLPLNLKEMTLCGGSYKLISSLKSASRGNHSLEYLDIGGVDVECLPDEGVLPHSLVCLEIRNCPDLKRLDYKGLCHLSSLKTLFLTNCPRLQCLPEEGLPKSISTLRTYYCPLLNQRCREPGGEDWPKIADIENVYII